The DNA window GGTCGGCCGCATCGACCGGTTCGGGCAGTGCGCTGAGATCGGTCATAACAGTTCGCGGGCAAGGCGCGAGCGCCAGCCGGCCACGGCGGCCGTGTCACGCCGTTCGACTTCCGGTGGAAAGACGCGACGCTTGTACGCGAAATAGACGTCGCGCAGGTCCCCTTCTTCCAAGGCGTTGTAAGTCAGGAAGAAGGCGCGGCGGTGGGACCGGCTTCTATTGGGGCTGGATCGGTGGGGCAGAAACGCGCTGAACACGACCGCGTCGCCGGGCAACAGGTAGAGCGCCTCCCACGGAATCGAGCATGCATCCACCAACTGACCCTGCGCATGGGGAAGCAGGGTGCGACCGCACGCGAACTCGCGATCGACCTGCAGCGCTCCATTTTCCGCCGTTGTTTCGTCCACCGCGACCATTACCGAGACCGCCTCCTGCTTCAGCAGGCGCCAAGCAGGCGCGTCCTGATGCGGCGCGTAGCCCCCGCCGCCCGCCGGCTTGAGGTTAAGCTTTTCCTTGAAAAGCACATACGGCCGCCCCACGGCGGCGGAGACCGCGTCATGCATCGCCGGGTTGGCGAACACTGCCGGCGCCTCGGGGCAATGCTCAAGAAACGCCTCGACCCGATTGAGAAGACGCGTGCCCCCGGGTCCGGGTTCGAAATACTTCATCCAGCGACCGGCGATTTCCGGTGCGGCTTCGAGGAAATCGGCCAGCACTCGCAATCGGTCGAGGGCCGCACCCGAAAATGCCGATCGCAGCACGATATAGCCGTGCCGCCGGAACGCCGAAGCGCACTGGAGGTGCTCGTCAAGGAACTGCACGGGGTTGCTCGCGAAGGTCGCTCTCCCCGAACGCGGCCGGGTAGCGGGCGAGGTAGTAGTCGTGCGCGTCCAGCAGAGGGCGCGCCAACAGCTCGCGAATCCCCTGCGCGAAGTACAGCGCCATGCTGCAACACCCGACGATCCCGGCGGCCGTGGCTGCAGCCACGTCGGCGGACGTGTGCTGCAGCAGCCATCCGAAGCCGCCGAGCCCGACCGGCACGGCCGCTTGGCTCAACCACTTGCCCCAACTTGAGAGCCGTGCCCGGAACGCCGCCGGTGTCGCCGCGCTCCGATACGCCGCGCACCGCGCGTTATGCAGCCCGGTCCCTACGCCGCACGCGAACGAGCCGACCGCCAGCGTCTCCGCAGATGCACATACGGCGTAGAGGCTAATGCCCGCGCCGATGAGCGCAACGCTGCCGGCAGCCACCGGCAAAGATGACACCGAATCACGCCGACGCGGTGTCAGGCGGCTGCCTGCCCAGAGTCCGATGGCCATGGCGGCGCCGAACGCGCCCACATACCACGCGGGCTGCTGTTGCTCATGGAGAACGAGAACGGGCACTGTCAGGGAGACAAACGGAATGACGCACCCGTTGATGACCGCGCCGATCACGTTCCAGTCCCGCTCTGCCGGAATGCGAATCGACAGCCGCACCCCCGCCGTCAGACTGGTGAACCAGCCATCGCGCACCCCACCCGGCAACGACGCCTCGTGGGCACGGATCGAGGCAGTCAACAGCAGCGTAACCACGAGCATCGCCGCGTTGACCGCGAGGGCCAGCGACAACGGGATCCAAGTCGCGCCGAATCCGGCGAGCAGCGGCGCCAGCAGAAAGACGAGGGCCTGTGAGGCGGTAATCGCCGCAAAAGCCTGCCCGAGGCGTTCACGCGGCACTAACGACGGAATGATGCTGCCGGACACGGCCGTCATCAGGCTCACGCCCAACGCAAGCGAGCCGACAATGAGCTCGGTGACCAGCGGGCGGTAGTGCCCGTCCCACGTCGCAGCCCAAAGCGCGATCACGCCTGCAAGCGACCAAAGGTCCGCGGCGAGGGCACAGGCCTTGCGCGACCAGCGATCAGCCAGCGGCGCGAGGATGGGGAGGCTGACCAGCCCGCACAACGAAAAAATGAGCGCCAACCGCGTGAAGTCGGCCTTGGATCCGGTGCGTGCCAGCAGCCACCACGACAGACTCAGGAAGCTGCAGCGACCGCCGAGGATGGCGAGGAACTGCCCGGTCCGAAAGCGGACGAAGTCAGGCGACGGCACGCGCGGGTGCCTCGGGGCGCAATAGGTTGTGCGGCGCCTGCCCGATGTGCCATAAGGTGGCGCCGGTGGCCTCGACGAACGCCGACTGGTGACAGGTCATCAGGACCGTCCCTGCGCGGGCTGCATCATGGATCAGCTCGACGAGCGCGTCGGCGGTCATCCGGTCGAGTCCGTTAAATGGTTCGTCCAGCACGAGCAGCGGGCGCTCGATCAGCAACGCGGCCAGATGCATGAATTTCTTGCGGGTGCCGAGCGACGCCTCGCCGAACGTCGTGCCGAGGTAGGGCTCGACGTTGAGGCGGTGGACGAGGTATGTAAATCGCGCGCCTCCCACGGCCTCGCCCTGTCCATGCGCGCGCGCCACCAGGCGTGCGTACTCTTCTCCCGTCACGAATGGGTAAAACGTAGCCGCATCCGGGACGAAGGCCAGATTACGGCGCGCGTCGACGAAATTGCGCTTCAGATCGTATCCCGCAATGGAGATCCGGCCGCGATACGGAATGACGCCGCACACGGCGCCCAACAAGGTCGATTTGCCTGCACCATTAGGGCCTGCGATGACGTGACAGCCGGTCGGAAACGCGTGCGTCAGCTCATCAAAGATCTTCGCCCGCCCGTACGAGATCGTCAGTTCAGTCAAGGACAGTGGAAGCATGGTCATCGCGCCCATACGGACGCCACCCAGGAGGTGGCAACTACGAGAGGAATGGAGAACAACAATCCGGCGGCGATCGTGTGCCTAGGCAACGCGCGGTAGGCGACGTACTGGCACACGCTGAGCAGAGTCGCACAGATCGCCACCAGCGCTCCATAACGCAGCCCGCTGCGGGCCGCAACCAGGGACAGGACGCCGGCGAACAGTAACGCCGGACCTTCGACCGCCACGATCGCCTGGAGAACCCGCACCGGACGCGCGATCGGCAACGGCGCGAGAACTCCCGCATAGGCCCGTTGGTGCCCCGTCAGCGTGCCGAAACCGAGCCCGAGAACACCCGTCGCGAGTGCCGCATAGGTGGCGGCTAATCCGACCGCGCGGGACGGTGTTCCGTCGGACCGTGCAACCAGCAGGCCAACAAAGACCCCAAGCGCGGCGACCAGCGCCAGCGTAAGGCGGTAGGCGCCGTGCCTTCCGCGGTACAGGCCCATCCAATACAGGGCTGTCAGCGTGGTGCACCGCCATGCGGCAAGTCCGCCTGCCGCGCAGCGCTTAGCTTGGCGTGGCCGAAAGTCGCGGGCTAACGGCGGGCAGCGCCCGAGCCAGACGACGGCGGCGATGATGGCGGTCGCCGCAAGCATCCTCGCGCCAGGTCTTGCGTCCGCGCACGCAAGAATGGCCGCCCCGACGCCGATCGCCGCGACGGCGTAACGCGCGCGCAGTATCGCCAACTGCACGGTGAGTGCGATCGCGCTGACCGCCAGCATGGCCACGCCGCGCTCGACCATATTCATGGGATACGGCGCGGTCCCTGCGGCAACCGCGAGCAGCACCGTCCAAGGGGTCGACACCGACGCGAGGAGCAGCGCGTCGCGGAGCAGTACCTGAAGCTGCGGCAGGGGCAAGCTGTTCATGATCGCGGCCGACGCCGCAGAGCCCACGGCACCACGCTGGAGTGCCGCCCAGAGCGCCAGCACTAGGACATACCCGACCGCGTTGGCCCCGGCCGCGGGGTTCCGGGCGAAGACCTGCTGGAGGGGTTCCAACACGACCGCCTTGAAGGCGGGCAGGCCCGGTAGCGCAAGCAAGGCGATCACCAGCAGGACCTGCTTGTACCGCGTCACGCGCTCCTTGAGCTCGAAACGATAGTGGCGCAGGGCCAACCCCAGCAGATCACCGGTGGACAGAGAGCGGCTATGCGGGCGCATAGGCCGCCGCCGCTTGAACACGTCCCACCGCCGCCTCGGCCCGGACGAACGCCCGGTCCAGAATGTCGCGTCCGCGCGCGTCGAACATCGCGCAGTTCGTGCGCATGGCTTGGCCCAAGGCATGGATGATGCGGATCACCCGCGCTGTCGAGCGATGGTAAACCGGACACGCGTCTAGCTGCCCGGTGGCCTCGCGATACAGCAGCATCTCGACGGCAACGATATAGCTGTGAAACGCCAGGTAGACCGGGAAGCAGGTGCCGCCCATCACGAAGGGCAAGCCGGTTTCGACCTGCACGTCCTTGCGGTCTTGTGCCATGTGGGGGTCGAGCGTGTCATCGACGAACAGCAGCATGTGCACGAGCTGGTGGACGAGCAGCTCGTGGAAATCCAGTTCGCCGAAATCGTCCTTGAAGTTGAAGTTCGCGACGCCGATGGTGTCTTCGGTGGTGCCGTTGGTGTATTCGCTCAGTTGGTTGACGACGATCAACCGGACGCAGAAGTCCGCTATCTGGCGCAGCCTAGGTGCTTTGTCGGAGAGCGTCTGCAATGCCCGGTCGAAGTAGCCGTTCGCCATCCGCTCGCGCAGCAACGACGAGTTCTCCGCAAAGAAACGCTTCTTTTGCTCCGCGAACCGCGGCGCGTAACGCTTCAGGCCGCCGAAATCGACGCGTCGCGGGCCCACCCAATCGATCGCGGCCTCGATGATCGAGTGGGCCTGCAGAAATTGGTTAAACCCGGCGACAGCGGCCGTATCGTCTAAGCGTTGGGCATGGAGTGCCCCTGCGCGACGCAGTAGCAGGCTTGTGACGACTTCGTCCCCAAACAGGTAGTACATGGCGTCAAGCAGCGGCGACAGTCAGCGCCGACGGCTTCCGCAACCCACGTCGGGCCAGGATGCCGCGGGCGATCTCGAGCTCGGCCAGCGTGTCGCTGAACAAACCGAAATTGGAGTCGCGCTCGACGATAACGGCCGCCGGCCGGATGTGCTGGCACGTCTGATCGAACAGCTCCCACACCTCGCGCCAAACATCCGTGGCATGCGTGTCGACCATCATGCCGAACTTGCGTGACCCGCCGGCCAGATGCACCTCGGTGATGCGGTCGAGCGGCAGCCGCTCCAAATAGGTCATCGGATCGAAGCGGTGGTTCGACGCGTTGATGTAGAGGTTGTTCACATCAAGGAGCAGGCCACAGCCTGTCGCCTCGCACAGCATGCGCAGGAAATCCGCCTCGGGGATGCTCGAACCTGGGATTGGGTAGTAAGAAGTGATGTTCTCGACGAGAAACGGCCGGTCGCTGAACGCCTGAACTGCCCGGATCTTCGCAACAGTGCGCTCGAGGTCCTCGTCCGACAACTGCATGGGCATCAGATGCCCGACCTCGACCCCGTCCTCGGCAGTGAGCGAGAGGTGGTCGCTGAACCACTCGTGGGGCGTGGCGGAAAGTGTACGAGCAAGGTTGGCGCAATAAGTCTCCGGGATCTGGCTAGACGAGCCAAGCGAGAGATCGAGTCCGTGCAGCGACACCGGCAGGCGTGACATTAGTATCTCAATCACTGGATCGTCATTCTGGATGAACAGTTTCTCGGTCGTGACCTCGAGAATGTCGAGACACTGCGTATTGGCCATTAACTCATCACGGAGCTGACTCTTGTAGTTCACACCGACCATAGTCGACATGGTTCAACCCTCGTGCGTGGCGTCGGGGATGCCAGGCGCAAGGACGCCTGCGCTTAGCAATGACGCGACCAGCGTCGACAGATGAGGGTGCCGGTTGAGGAGTTCGGCATGCGAGTAGCGGCCGTCAAACAACCCGAGCGACTTTTCCACGGCAGAACCCAACTTGAGAGTCCCGACGCCGCCGCGCTTCCAGTTCTTGAAAAATAGAATGCGCTCAGGACCTTTGACGATCGCATCCAGTACCGCATTGCGCGTCATGCCGGAGGTGACAGCTTTTACGAGACCCGCGACGTTTACCATGAATCCTATCGATCTGCGAAGCCGGATGCAGTAGCAGTAAGCCTCGCTCAGGCGATTCGTGAAGTGTGTAGCGGCTGGCGGCGGCCGCGGCGGCTGCAACTCTGTTGCGGGTGACGTCATATTCGACCAGCGTGACATGCGGATCGTCCGCCGGCAGCGCCTCAATTACGAAACGCCCGAACGCCACCGACTCGAGCAGCGGATTCTTGGGTGTCGGCGCCTGGGTCGCGATGGACGCGAGATAATCATCCCAATAGCACGACAGCTCGTACTCAGAGAATAATCGCGACGTTACCGTTAGAGCGTCGAGGATATTGTCCAGACGCCGCTTGCGCAGCATGAGTACTGAGGCCCGGAATGCAGCGCCATGCGACTCCAAGAACACGTTCAAAGCCGCGTGGGTATCAGGTGCCAGCACTACGCCGAATTCGGCGGGGCCGCCCCCGCGAAGTACGTGTAGCGCAGCGGGCGGGTTTACCACTAGCCGAGCCAGCGCAGCCTGGACGGTCGTATTCGTTGCCATAGTCAGGTCATCATACGCGCCACAAGCGGCCTACGACGCGCGTAGGCCACCGAGTCCCGTCTGATTACGGGCAGGTCACAGTATTGCAGAGGCAATCCACCGGAGCGGTGGCTTCCTCGATCACTTCGATTTCGAAAGCGACGTCGTTCTGCTGGCTGTTCATTTCATGCTCCATTTTCATGCTCCATGCTGTCATTGATAAAAGGACGTCACCTCTTCAGCTTATGCAAAGCGGCGCTCCTTGTGATTGCGTGTGCTAGAAAATAAAAGCACCTAGCAATTCCTTTTTAGCACGCACCTGCGTCAGCCGCAAGACAACTCCAGCGATGCCGCGAGCGGCATCGACAAAAAGCGGGCGGTTGAGAATCGAATCCTCACAGGCATCCAGCCACGCTTGCGCGCAGGTCAGGTAGGCGGAGGTGATCTCGTCGGCGAGTGCGTCGCCGCTGGCGCTTCGTTCACGGGCACAGCGCGCGGCACCCAACAGCGCGCCTAGTCCGTACTGCGATCCGAGCGTCGTTGCCGACACCAACGATCGCAGTTGAGCGATCTCGTGCCAGAGGGTGGTCGAGTCCGATTCATCGCCCGCGTCGAGCAGTAGGCGCAGCCGAACCAATCGATCATGGACGGTGTCCGCCTTGAGATCGCGGGCCCGGATCGTTTGTGACACATGTGCAAGCGCATGCCCGTTCCCAACCGCGCGCGCCGCACGCGCAGTGGCGAGAACCATCGCCCAAGGGCTGGCCCACATGACCGACGGCGCTGCGACATCGCGATCGATGAGCCGGGCGAGTTGCGGGGAGCAGACGAATGCGTGCAGACGCGCATCGATGAGTTCTGCCAAGGCCGGTGCGGGATCAAGTTCGAACGCGGCGGTTAGACCGATCAGCGTGCCTGCAGGCATCGGCCCAATCGTACGGGCGTCCGGCGCGGCGCGCAGGCGTGCTAGCAGCTCATCCTGCAGGCGGCTCCGGCCAGTCCCCATCCCGCACCCCACGGCAAACGCCAGTACGCCGGCGCACCCGTCGAGTCCTTCGACAGGCAGCGACGCGGCGATTGCGACGGCGTCCGATTCCGTGGCACGCCGGAACCGCGCCAAGGTTCGCTGTGCGGATACGACCCCGCTTGCCTCGGCCGCTGCATAGGCCGCCGCCATTCCGCTGCGTCCCGTGAATGCGCCCCAGTGCATGCGGGTCAGCACCAGCGCACCCCCGCGGCTTGAGGTGGCGGTGATCCAGTCCGGCGCGTCTTCACCCGACAGCCGCGTGTCGATGCAAGCGATGGCGCGCGCCAGCAGAGTGCACGCCGCACCCGGCGAACGCATTTCAGGCGATGTGAATGCTACCGCCCGAGCATTGCGCGCGCCGGCGGCAAACGCCTGCTCGGCCAGGGTTAACTGCGCAGCGACCGTAGCCGACGATAGACCGGTATCGAGCAGGGTGCGCACGCGTTCGACGCCGCTGACGCTCGCTGGACCGCTCGGTGCGCGACTGCGATCTGGACGATGTGACCGCTGCGCGCGGCTCTCGATGGGGGTGACGCCGTGGCGCGGTATGACGCCACGGCACAGGCAGTCGCGCTCGTCCGCCGGATCCACGCCAGGCACGGGCTTCAGCGCCGTGGCGAGAAACCTGTCTTCCGCATCCCCCGACAACACTGCGCACGGCGCTGTTGATTCCTCGAGGCACTTGACGTACTCGCTCGTGTTGCGCAGTACGATCCTGGTCTCCAGGTCATTGAGCCGTACGGTGTCCGCAAACGAGAGAAGACCGGACCCGACCGACTGCAGTCGTGCAAACGCCCGCCGCATGCCGCGCAGAAACGGCGCGCAATAGCCGTACGGATTGATAGATGCGCCCGCGATTCGAGGCACGTTCGTCGACTGTGGAACTGGGCGTCGCTCGCGGCGCAAAGTGAGCGCTCCGGTTGGCGTCTCGGCGATCTGCCACGTCTGGTAGTAGTGCGCGCCTTGCTGGCCGCCGGCGAAGCCGCTGACGTCCATGCCACCAAACGCCCCCAGCGCGAAGCGCGTCATGGGAAGGACCGCAGTCGCCGTGATTGGCGGATACTGCGGCTCTTGCCCGTCCCGGTCCGCTGCCGGCGTAAACAGGCATTCGAGGTCGACGAATACCGGTGAGGCCCCGCGGGCGACCACGTTGCCAGCGTGGCAATCGCGGCCCTCGAGCACAAACACTAAGGCGGTCAGCCAACCGAGCCGCTCGTAGTACGCCTCCACCTCTTCGGCGCTCGCGCAGTCGCTGGGGTCGCAGTACTCCATCCAGCCGTACGCGCCGCAGTCCAGGAACCAGGGCGCGTGGACGGTCGGGTCGCCCGGCTGGGCTAGTGCGGCAGCCATGTCGTAGAACGCCTTGTCCACGCCTATAGAGCGCGGCTTGTAGACGACGTCCCACGTCCGCGAGTGCGCCGCATCACTTAGCTGGACCCACCCCACCCAGCCTGACCGATGGCGGTCCCCGAGCGGGACGACTCGCGTGATGACCTGCGGACGCCCCCCGGCACAGCACCTGGCGGCAAGTTCGTCCATGTCGGAGGTTAATCGCAGGCATAATGCCCGCACCTCCCCCAGCAACGCGTCGCGCATCGCGCCCATGCGTTCGCTGAGCCGTGAATAGCGATCGCGCGCGGTGGCGACGACCAATGCGCGTTGCGCGCTGGTCAGGTGCGACACACGAGCGTCAAGTCCGAGGCCTCCATCGAGCTTAAGCTGGTTGAACGCCGCCGCCCATCCACGAGCCCACAGCCGATGGAGCGGCCGGGTGTAGGCCCCGTCGACAAGAGTCATGACCGCGCTGGCGCCCCAGCGCAGCTGCGCTCCGTCCAGGAGTACCGATACGCGCTCTTGTAGGCATTCAATCTCGGCGCCGAATGCCTGCTCGGCAATACCGGCAAGCGGATCTTCATATGGCGCCGGGGCCGGCGGGAAATCCCCCGGCCAATCCGCTGCGGGAACCACAGACCGCCACGCGAGATCGACCACAGATGCGTCGGTCGGAAACGGCGCCGGCTCGACCTGGCTCGCGCGCCGCGGCCATTCGATCTCATCGAGTTGGCGCAGCGCTTGAGTCAGTGAAGCGGACGCGTCAGACCCGGGCTCGACCGTCTCAGTCGGCACAGGCAAAAGACGCACGATAGAGCCTGCGTTGCTGGTCCGCGGGAAACGCGGTCCGGCCGTGAACCCAACGAAAATTGTCGATGAAAAGAACGTCACCGGACTCAAGTCGGAGCCGTACTTGGTTTGCCGGGCGATGGCACCAGTCCAGCAGCTCGGCCAAGACATTGAGGACTTCGCTGTCGCTTTGGATTTCCATCGCGATGCTGGGAAGCGCGCAGCCAAGACGGGGCCCGTCAATCAAGAGAGGGCGCTGGATCAACCCCATAGCACCGACCAACGTCAGCGCATCGCGAGCGAAGCAGGCCGGCGGGAGAGTGAACCGACGCCCGTCGAGATAGGTGCCCAGCGGTGCGAGCGTCGTGATCCCGCCGTCGGCGGATGGCACATCGCAGTACAGGCTGATCACCGGCGGCGGTGTTGCACGGTGCGCATCGTCGGAATGCATCGGCTGCCCGATCGAGGAGCTCGCGTAGTACTTCCGGTTCGGGGTCACCGCGATCGTGCTATATCCCGCCCCGAGGGAGTCCGGAAGCGCAAGCCCCAGAATCGAGACCTGCTGCGCCAGCGACGCCTCAAAATCCACTCCGGGCGTCTTCGCGACGCATGCCCCGTCGTGGACAAGCGCCTCACGGATATCGCATCGGACGTCGAGCAGCGAGGCGACGGGGCCGAACACCGGCACACCCGTCGCGCTCGGGCATGCTTCGACATAAGCGGCGTCGTTCGCCAGCGACGCGTAGCGGGCGAAGAATTCGCGATGCAACGCAGGCACGTCAGTCAAAGTACTTGACGATGACATATTCGTCGATCATCCCTGTCTTCAGACGAACCGCGTTCTTTCGGACGCCTTCCACCGAAAAGCCGGCGGAAAGCGCGACCAGAAGCATGCGCACGTTGTTGCTCATTACGACCGCCTCCAGGCGTTTGATCACGCCTTCCTTGCCGACTTGTTCCGTAAAGAGATCGAGGATTGCGCGCCCGGTATCCCCCCGGTAGCCGGAATGCACGGCGCCACTGAAGGCCATCACGTGGGCTTTTCGTTGCAGCGCCACTACGTCGCCTTTGACATAACCCACTACGTGCCCTGCCGCGTTCCACAAGAGCAGCAGCATCGCGCCCGATACCGCGTGGATTCGGCGTATAGCGTCCTCGCACCGTGCGACGCTGGCCGCGCGCTCGCCGGGCTCGAAGAGCATGAAGCCTGTCTCGTCATCCAGCGCTTGCAGAAACGCCAGCCAAGCGGCCGCGTCTTCAAGTTTCGACGCGCGTAGGGAAACCGCCTTTCGCGCCAGCACCTGAGCAGGCGCTGTGACCTGTACTTTTGCATCCATGTCAACCACGTTCTATGTCGCCGCCGATCAGGCGTAGCGAAAGCCTAACCCGCCCAGTCGCCTCGTTTCAACGTTCGCGTGCGTCCGAGGCATGCCCAATCCCTGTGCTCTCCTTCCCGCATTAGGATGTTCAGTCCCGGCATTAGATGGATCGGATCCACCTTGAATCGCTCGGGTTCGGATGTCCATTGCTTGCAGATGAATTCGTACGGTGTCAGACCCTTCAGGACTTTGAGCCTGCGACCCTAGTTGTAGGCGTCGATGAAGTTGGCCAGCCATTCGAGGGAAAAGAGTGCATCATCAAAGCCTGGGTTCAAACACCTAGTCGAGTGCGCGGTGCCCTCGCCAGACAGTTGGTCGGTGGCTTTGTCGAAAACCATGCACATCGACATTCCCGACGGGTCCTTGCCCGCCCGTCGTCGCGGGACCTTACGCGGCATGGATGCCGCGTAGGAGCTACAAGGACGTACTTGCAGCGTGTCCCGCGATGGTGGGCCGGCAAGGGCCCTGCAGCGAAGGTGCAGACCTATCGCCCTGCAACTAACGCATCCACATCGTTCAATCAGCTCGCTGCGACTCAGCTGTCGAGTCTCGCCTTTGTTTGGATGCAGCCAAAAGCTGGTCAGTCGAGGTCACGATGCCCTCGCCGCTCCCGGTCTACGCGGAGCACTGCATCGCCCTGCGACGAACTGGCGCGTTGGGACGCACGCACCGTGTGCGATGCACGGCTTAGAATCGGGACATGAACGAATTCGACCGTGTACGCGATTATTTGACCGGCTTGCAGGACCGTATCTGCGCCGCCGTGGAAGCTGCCGATGGGAAGGCCCGGTTCGCCGAGGATCTTTGGCAACGCGAAGAAGGCGGCGGTGGGCGCACGCGCATCCTGCGCGATGGGGCAGTGTTCGAGCAGGCCGGCATCGGCTTTTCGGATGTGTCCGGCTCGCGCTTGCCGCCTTCGGCCAGTGCGCACCGGCCCGAACTGGCTGGGGCCACCTGGCGTGCCTGCGGGGTGTCGTTGGTGTTCCATCCGCACAACCCGCATGTGCCGACCACCCACGCTAACGTGCGCTACTTCCGCGCCGAGCGCGATGACCAGGTGGTGGCGGCCTGGTTCGGTGGCGGCTTCGATCTGACCCCGTTTTATCCGGTCGACGAAGACGTGATGCACTGGCACCGTACCGCGCAGGCACTGTGTGTGCCGTTCGGCGAGGAGCGTTATGCGGCGCACAAGCGTTGGTGCGATGAGTACTTCTTCCTGCGCCACCGCAACGAGACGCGTGGCGTGGGCGGGTTGTTCTTCGACGATCTGGGCCAGGACTTTGAACGCGACTTCGCC is part of the Xanthomonas fragariae genome and encodes:
- the hemF gene encoding oxygen-dependent coproporphyrinogen oxidase produces the protein MNEFDRVRDYLTGLQDRICAAVEAADGKARFAEDLWQREEGGGGRTRILRDGAVFEQAGIGFSDVSGSRLPPSASAHRPELAGATWRACGVSLVFHPHNPHVPTTHANVRYFRAERDDQVVAAWFGGGFDLTPFYPVDEDVMHWHRTAQALCVPFGEERYAAHKRWCDEYFFLRHRNETRGVGGLFFDDLGQDFERDFAYQRAVGDGFLDAYLPIVERRKDTPYGEREREFQLYRRGRYVEFNLVYDRGTLFGLQSGGRAESILMSLPPRVRWEYGFEAEPGSAEARLMDYLVPRDWLG
- a CDS encoding phytanoyl-CoA dioxygenase family protein, giving the protein MQFLDEHLQCASAFRRHGYIVLRSAFSGAALDRLRVLADFLEAAPEIAGRWMKYFEPGPGGTRLLNRVEAFLEHCPEAPAVFANPAMHDAVSAAVGRPYVLFKEKLNLKPAGGGGYAPHQDAPAWRLLKQEAVSVMVAVDETTAENGALQVDREFACGRTLLPHAQGQLVDACSIPWEALYLLPGDAVVFSAFLPHRSSPNRSRSHRRAFFLTYNALEEGDLRDVYFAYKRRVFPPEVERRDTAAVAGWRSRLARELL
- a CDS encoding DUF692 domain-containing protein; the protein is MSTMVGVNYKSQLRDELMANTQCLDILEVTTEKLFIQNDDPVIEILMSRLPVSLHGLDLSLGSSSQIPETYCANLARTLSATPHEWFSDHLSLTAEDGVEVGHLMPMQLSDEDLERTVAKIRAVQAFSDRPFLVENITSYYPIPGSSIPEADFLRMLCEATGCGLLLDVNNLYINASNHRFDPMTYLERLPLDRITEVHLAGGSRKFGMMVDTHATDVWREVWELFDQTCQHIRPAAVIVERDSNFGLFSDTLAELEIARGILARRGLRKPSALTVAAA
- a CDS encoding MFS transporter — translated: MPSPDFVRFRTGQFLAILGGRCSFLSLSWWLLARTGSKADFTRLALIFSLCGLVSLPILAPLADRWSRKACALAADLWSLAGVIALWAATWDGHYRPLVTELIVGSLALGVSLMTAVSGSIIPSLVPRERLGQAFAAITASQALVFLLAPLLAGFGATWIPLSLALAVNAAMLVVTLLLTASIRAHEASLPGGVRDGWFTSLTAGVRLSIRIPAERDWNVIGAVINGCVIPFVSLTVPVLVLHEQQQPAWYVGAFGAAMAIGLWAGSRLTPRRRDSVSSLPVAAGSVALIGAGISLYAVCASAETLAVGSFACGVGTGLHNARCAAYRSAATPAAFRARLSSWGKWLSQAAVPVGLGGFGWLLQHTSADVAAATAAGIVGCCSMALYFAQGIRELLARPLLDAHDYYLARYPAAFGESDLREQPRAVP
- a CDS encoding TauD/TfdA family dioxygenase, coding for MTDVPALHREFFARYASLANDAAYVEACPSATGVPVFGPVASLLDVRCDIREALVHDGACVAKTPGVDFEASLAQQVSILGLALPDSLGAGYSTIAVTPNRKYYASSSIGQPMHSDDAHRATPPPVISLYCDVPSADGGITTLAPLGTYLDGRRFTLPPACFARDALTLVGAMGLIQRPLLIDGPRLGCALPSIAMEIQSDSEVLNVLAELLDWCHRPANQVRLRLESGDVLFIDNFRWVHGRTAFPADQQRRLYRASFACAD
- a CDS encoding ABC transporter ATP-binding protein; amino-acid sequence: MGAMTMLPLSLTELTISYGRAKIFDELTHAFPTGCHVIAGPNGAGKSTLLGAVCGVIPYRGRISIAGYDLKRNFVDARRNLAFVPDAATFYPFVTGEEYARLVARAHGQGEAVGGARFTYLVHRLNVEPYLGTTFGEASLGTRKKFMHLAALLIERPLLVLDEPFNGLDRMTADALVELIHDAARAGTVLMTCHQSAFVEATGATLWHIGQAPHNLLRPEAPARAVA
- a CDS encoding GNAT family N-acetyltransferase; protein product: MLARKAVSLRASKLEDAAAWLAFLQALDDETGFMLFEPGERAASVARCEDAIRRIHAVSGAMLLLLWNAAGHVVGYVKGDVVALQRKAHVMAFSGAVHSGYRGDTGRAILDLFTEQVGKEGVIKRLEAVVMSNNVRMLLVALSAGFSVEGVRKNAVRLKTGMIDEYVIVKYFD
- a CDS encoding type 2 lanthipeptide synthetase LanM codes for the protein MGAMRDALLGEVRALCLRLTSDMDELAARCCAGGRPQVITRVVPLGDRHRSGWVGWVQLSDAAHSRTWDVVYKPRSIGVDKAFYDMAAALAQPGDPTVHAPWFLDCGAYGWMEYCDPSDCASAEEVEAYYERLGWLTALVFVLEGRDCHAGNVVARGASPVFVDLECLFTPAADRDGQEPQYPPITATAVLPMTRFALGAFGGMDVSGFAGGQQGAHYYQTWQIAETPTGALTLRRERRPVPQSTNVPRIAGASINPYGYCAPFLRGMRRAFARLQSVGSGLLSFADTVRLNDLETRIVLRNTSEYVKCLEESTAPCAVLSGDAEDRFLATALKPVPGVDPADERDCLCRGVIPRHGVTPIESRAQRSHRPDRSRAPSGPASVSGVERVRTLLDTGLSSATVAAQLTLAEQAFAAGARNARAVAFTSPEMRSPGAACTLLARAIACIDTRLSGEDAPDWITATSSRGGALVLTRMHWGAFTGRSGMAAAYAAAEASGVVSAQRTLARFRRATESDAVAIAASLPVEGLDGCAGVLAFAVGCGMGTGRSRLQDELLARLRAAPDARTIGPMPAGTLIGLTAAFELDPAPALAELIDARLHAFVCSPQLARLIDRDVAAPSVMWASPWAMVLATARAARAVGNGHALAHVSQTIRARDLKADTVHDRLVRLRLLLDAGDESDSTTLWHEIAQLRSLVSATTLGSQYGLGALLGAARCARERSASGDALADEITSAYLTCAQAWLDACEDSILNRPLFVDAARGIAGVVLRLTQVRAKKELLGAFIF